The genomic interval CTTTACGTAAGGAAAAACCGTTCAGGGCCGCCGGAATCGGAACGGCTTCCTTTAAATCTAAAATGAAAGTTTCCGTATCCAATTGTACGATCAGTTCCTTCATCGTAGTGTTTTCGACGATCAATCCTTTGTCGATGATTGCAATTTTACGGCAGAGAGTCTCCGCCTCTTCCAAATAATGCGTGGTGAGAATGATCGTAATTCCGGATTCGTTCAATTTGATCAAAAATTCCCAAAGGGATCTTCTAAATTCTATATCTACGCCGGCTGTAGGCTCGTCGAGAATTAGGATCTTCGGGTTATGCACAAGAGCTCTAGCGATCATTAGTCGACGTTTCATTCCACCTGATAGACGACCGGCGGTTTCTCGCCTTCTATCATACAGCCCTAGCTGTTTCAAATATTCATGGGCTCTTTCGGTTGCGACCGATTTTTCCAGACCGTAGTATCCTCCCTGGTTGATCACGATCTGCTCCACTTTTTCGAAGATATTAAAGTTAAATTCCTGTGGAACGACGCCTATAAACGATTTTGCCAGCGCCAGATCGGTATCAATATCTGCCCCGTAGATTTTTACTTTTCCAGAGGTTTTATTGACCAGCGAACTTAATACCCCGATGGTAGTGGACTTGCCCGCACCGTTCGGTCCTAATAGCGCGAAGAATTCTCCTTCTTCGACCGTTAAATAAATTCCTTTTAGGGCTTGAACTCCTCCGGAATAGGTTTTGACTAAATTTTCAATCTCTAATGCTTTCTTCATTCTGAAGGAAATCGGCTCCTTTGTAAGCATCTTGAAAGATGCTAGTTTAACGCAATCCTTTGGTAATTCAAATTACGGAACGCTTAGAATTTCTCTGGCTTTCCTTGCGGCATTTCTCGCAATTTCAGGAAGTGCCGGATGAATATAAATCATCTTAAGCAAATCGTCTAGAGTCCCGTTGATCGTCATTGAGAGTATAAATAAGTGGACTAAGTTCGAAGCTTCGTCCCCTAAAACGTGAGCTCCTAGAAGCTTTCTTGTCTTCCGGTCTACTAAAATTTTCACGAACGAATCTTCCGACAGCCGCGCCATCCCCATCGCGCTGGCAGAATACGGATTGATAGCGGAAATATAATCGACTCCGTCGGTGATAAGCTCTTGTTCGGTCTTGCCGACCGCCGCGACTTGAGGATGGGTAAATACCGCATGGGGAACCGGAGGATATTCGATAGGAGTTCGTTTTTTATCCACGTATAAGGACTGAAACAAGGCTTCTCCTTCGAAATTCACCGAATGACGGAAAAAATATTTCCCTATGATATCGCCAAGTGCATACACTCCGTTTGCATCAGTTTCAAGAAATTCATTCGTTTTAATGTATCCGCGCGCATCCGTTTGAATGTTCGTATTGTGTAAATCAAGCCAATCTGAATTCGGTCGAATTCCGGTCGCGACTAATAGAGCATCTCCTTCTATCTCAAAATTTCGACCGTCTTGTTCGCAGGATAGGCGGAAAATTCCGGCTTCGTAATTCACTGACTTAACGGAGGTTTTTAAACGAACATCATGTTTTTTTGAGAAAGCTTTTTCAAATCCCTCGATTACGTCCTTATCTTCTTGGGAAAGCATCCTATTCCGGACGATAAACGTGGTTTTGGAACCGAAGGCCGCATAAGCAAATCCTAATTCTAAGCCTATATAACCGCCCCCTAAAACTAGTAAGCGCTTGGGGAGATCGGTTCTTCGCAGCGCTTCCCGGCTGGTCATGTACGGCGTTCCAGCAAGGCCGGGTATGTCGGGAATAATCGGGCGACAGCCGGCAGCGATGAAAATTCGATCGGCGGTCAAAAGTTGGTCGTTTACTTTTAAGACCTTGTCTTCTACGAACCGACCTTCATACGGATAGAAGTCGATATTCGGATTTTTCTCATAGGCCGGGATTATACTATCCGAGTCCGCATCGACGGTTTTAGAAACCCGTTGTACTAGAGTTTTAAAATCGACTTTCAATGGTCCGGGAATTTCCAATTGAAAGCGGTTTGACTCCGACGCTTGAGTGATGATCTCGGCAGGATGAATCAGCATTTTGGACGGGATACAACCCCGATTCAAACAGGTACCGCCTAAGCGATCTTTTTCCAAAATGGCGACTTTATATCCTAATTTTGATGGCGGAGTAACTAGCTTCGTTCCACCGCCGGAACCGATTACGAGAATATCATATTTTTTCATGTTAAGACGGGAAAAAGATAACTCTCCATTCAATCCATTTCCCTACGAGTACGTTCTGCATTCAGAGCGAGAAGTTTGGCGAGCAAAAAAGAGAGTCGTCTTTTAGACTCTACCACTTATCTCGAAGGGATCTTAGAGTCAGAAAAAGAGTACGTTCGTCCTCGGATAAATTCGGCTGAGCCGATTTGTTTCGAATGCCTGATAAAAGCGATTTAGACGGTTTGGAGCAGAGGAAAAAAGGATTAAAGGTTCGTTCTTCCGCGAAATTCGTAGTCCAAAATTCCGTATCAGGCTTTAGAGAATTCGCCCGTTCCAAAGCTGCGTTTGCTGCCGAGTTGGTCGGATCTAGAGCGATACTGAATTTTAAATTATTGTGCAGGTAATCGTGACCCGGATAGAGCTTGACCCCGTCCGGAAATTGGTAAAATATCTGCGAGACCGTTTGATAGAGCGTCTCGGGATTTCCTCCGTTCTTACAATTTCCTACACCACAGTTAAAGATCGTGTCCCCGGTAAATACGCCTACCGGAATGTTATTTTCCACCTGAAGCAGACAAATATGGGCAAAGGTATGTCCCGGAGTGTCCAGTACTTCCAAATAGGAATTTCCCTTGCGATCGGAAAGAATCCGTTCTCCGGAATGAAGAGCGCGACCTGCAAAAGGGACTGTGCCCATCCCATTTGGGTGAGTCAAGACTATCGAATTGAATTCTCGAAACAGACCTTCGTTTCCCGAAGTATGATCCCAATGTTCATGAGTATTGATAATGTAGTCTAGAGACCAGTTTCTTTCCTTTAACAGAGCGCTGACTTGTGAAGAATCGAACGGGTCGACACAGAGAGTCTCTTTCGTATCGGGTTGTCGAATTAGATATGTGAAATTTCGAAGCGAACTATGAGTGTAAATTCGGACGATTTCCATCTTTTGAGCTATGGAATGATATCTAGATGTTTGTCCAGATTGGCGATTCTTAGAATCGTCATTACATCTCTGCTTAAATTTCTCAATTTAAGACTGCCTTGACGCTCCGTAACATATTTCTGAGTGTTAAAAATAGCGCCGATACCGGACGAATCCAGGTAAACATCACCTTCAAAGTCTATGATGATTTCCTTACTGCCTTCATCAAATTGTTTGATGATCAGTTCTTTTAACGCGAACGCGTTCTTCAAACTAACGTTGCCCTGGATCTTTACGATGCATATTCCGTCCTCTATGGACACATCTGTTTGAAAACCTTCCAATGGAAACGGCTCCGATTTTTCTATTTATATGACCGTCCTCGAGTTGCTAATGCATCCGAACCATACCGAAAATAAGAAATTTCGAAAGGTTACACGGGGAGGGAATCCGAACACTGAGCATAAATTGTGGCAAAGGGGAGGTAAACTCTTTTTTCCTTTGAAAATTGGCCAATTCTTAGTGGATAAAAACAAGAAATAGCTGGAAAATTCACCCAGGAAGGAAAAATTAAGTGGGCGTTTTACGAATGACCAATTCTAGTATTTTGACCGATAAATTGAATTGAGATGCGAATTAAATTTTGGGGAGTTCGGGGCTCCATCTCTTCCCCGGTTAAAGGCGATTTAATCCGGGCGAAGATTCTGAAAATTCTAAGTCTTGCTTCACCGTCGGATCTTCAAAGTCCGGAGGCGATCGAGGATTTTTTAGATTCCTTGGCGTTGTCCAATTGGAGCACTTACGGCGGTAATACTACCTGCATCGAAATTCGTGATAAAGAGGATCGCCTTATCATTATCGACGGCGGCACCGGACTTCGCGAATTAGGAAATTCCATTCTTCAGGAAGGATATTTACAAGGTAAGGGTTCCGCAGTATGGATTTTTACCCATACTCATTGGGATCATATTCAGGGGATTCCATTCTTCGTACCTCTCTATACGCCCGGCAATAAGTTCGAGTTCGTAAGTTCCGTAGAAAATCTGGAAGAAAGACTCAGGTACCAGCACGCATTTACCCATTTCCCGGTCCCCTTCGATGGCTTTCAGGCTGAAAAAACTTATCGACATGTGCCGGAAGGGAGAGCTTTCCGAGCGACCGATTCCGTCACTGCCATTTCGAAAGCCGTGCGTCACCCTGGCGGAAGCTATTCATATCGATTTGAAGAAGACGGCAAATCGCTTATTTTCGCTTCCGATGCGGAGTTTAATTTGGATGAGATGGAGAACATCGACGATTATCTGAATTACTTCCGCGGTGCGGACGTTCTTATTTTCGATACTCAATACACGTTCGAAGAATCATTACAGAAAATCGATTGGGGTCATAGTACTGCTTCGATGGCGACGGATATCGCTCTCCGTGCCAACGTTAAAAAATTGGTCATGTTCCATCACGACCCTTCTTACGATGATGAAAAATTGGACGCCGTTTATCTGCGTGCCATTAAATATAAGGAAATGTTCGATCCCGACAACCAGTTGGAAATCATTATGGCAAGAGAAGGCTTAGAGATTCAAGTCTAAGACATTTATCTTGTTTTTTGCATATAGCGGAGGATCTAATGAGTGAGTATATCATAGGTATCGATGCAGGTACCACCGGAATTCGTACGTTTTGTTTTAATCGATCCGGTACCGTTATTTCCAGCGCTTACTCCGAGTTTAAACAATATTTTCCGAAACCGGGTTGGGTGGAGCATGACCCGGAAGAGATTTGGGAGAAGACGGAAAAACTTGTCGTTAAAGCGATTCGTAACGGAAAACTTCGACCGGAAGATGCGATTGCGATCGGAATTACGAATCAACGCGAAACTACGGTTTTGTTTGAAAAAGATTCGGGCGCTCCCATATACAATGCAATCGTTTGGCAATGTCGCAGGACTGCGGATTTTTGTACGAAATTAAAAAAGGAAGGCTTAGAACCTACCTTCCGAAAGAAAACAGGACTCGTTGTGGATGCGTATTTTAGCGGAACCAAAATACGTTGGATCTTGGATAATGTGAAGGGTGCAAGGGCTAAAGCGGAAAAAGGGAAGCTGCTTTTCGGAACCATCGACACTTATCTGCTGTATCGATTGACTAACGGAAAATCCCATAAGACCGACCATACGAATGCGAGCCGCACGCTAATCTTCAATATCGAAAAGAAGGAATGGGATAAAGAGCTTCTGAAAATCTTAGATATTCCCGAGTCCATTCTTCCTGAAACGCATAATTCCAGTAATTTATTCGGTAGAACCGAAGGTGTTAAGGGCTTACCCGATGGAATCCCGATTTCCTCACTCGTTGGAGATCAACAAGGAGCGCTTTTCGGACAATTATGTACGGAACCGGGAGAGGCAAAAAACACATACGGCACGGGGTGCTTTCTACTTTTCAATACGGGTAATAAATTACAAATTTCGAAGAACAACCTGATTACGACTTTAGCCTGTGGTCCGGAAGGCAAAACAGTTTATTGTTTGGAGGGATCCATCTTTATCGGAGGAGCCGTCATACAATATCTAAGAGATAATCTTAGGTTTTTTAAAGAATCTAAGATTTCCGAGAAACTGGCCGCATCTGTTACAAAAGAAGACGAAGTGGTTTTTGTTCCCGCGTTTTCCGGTCTTGGAGCTCCGTATTGGGATATGAATGCTAGGGGAGCTATTTTGGGTCTTACTCGCGATACGACTCAGGAACAGATAACCCGGGCCGCATTGAAGTCTATCGCTTTGCAGTCTTATGAACTAGTGGAAGCGATGGAAAATGATACGGGTTCGAAGCTGAAGGTTCTCAAAGTTGACGGCGGAGCGACCGCTAATAATTGGCTAATGCAATACCAGTCCGATATTTTAGGAAAGAAAATCGTCCGTCCGTCGAATTTGGATACGACAGTTTTGGGTGCGGCTTATCTGGCAGGATTAGAAAGAGGATTTTATACTTCCGTTGCGGACTTAAAAAAGAAGCAGAAAACCAGTAAGGAATTTACTCCGAAAATGGGAAATGCACAGAGAGAAAAAGAAATTCGTGTCTGGAAAGAATCCGTGAAACGAATCTTAACGGGGAATTAGGCGAGAGGGAATAGCGAAAGAATCTCGAAAATTTCATTCCGTATTATAGGCAATGACCGAATTCAGGCTCTTTGAATTAAGATGAATTCGTTTTAGCGAAAGTCGTATGCCTCTTTCTTTTATCATTAATAGTTATAGGATAGAAGTGAAAACTCGAACGGTTTTCGATCGCTTGAGATTCCGGCTCCGACGACGAGTTTTGTTTGATCATATCTTGGAATGTCCACAATTCCTCCTTCCGGGATCCGGAACATTTCGTAAGAATCTTTTTCGCGCTTTGAGATGAGTATATCGAAGCGAAGAATTTCCAGGCTTTTATCGGTTCGAAATAGAATCTTATCTCCGGTGACCGAATATAACTCCAACCCTTCGCCTTCCCGGTTAAAATTATATTTATCGGCGGGAATACTCGAGAATTGCGTTTCCTGACGAGAGCCGAGTTCTATTTGGTCCTCTTTCCCTTGTTCCCAATAGACATGAAAGATTCCGTCTTCGTAATATATTTTTCTCGAAAACCTTCTGAAAATTTCCTTTTCCACTAACTCTTCGAAAGATTCGCCTAAATTCGGCTGCTTAGACGGACCGTCCAAAATTTGTTTCCATCGATTTTTAGAAACGTTTCTTTCGACCATATTCCGCACCGGTTGAGAAAGATTAGGGATTGAGAATTTCAAGATCCGCTCATCGATCGAATTGAGAATCGAGTTTAAGAAAGGGCCGTGGATTAGAGGGAGAATTTCTATCGAAAAAATTCGATCCCGTAAAAAGGCGGCGAATTCTGGCTCGTAAGCGAATAGGTTGGAAATGATCGTTTGCTCTTCTGCAGGTGTTCCCGCGTATAGAATTTTCACCAAGCGAAATAGGAAGTTTTTACTTTTCGGGTCGAAATACAAGGTTTCGATTTTTCGAGAAACCTCATTTTCATCCAATTCCGGATTCACTATATCTCGGAGTGAAAGGTAGCGAGTGGCATTCATTCTCGTTCGGTTCTGTCTAAATAGTTGAAATTTGCCGTGTCGTGCCGGACCTATTTGAGTCGCTTCACCCGGAGCTCTTAAGATAGTGATCGGGGGATTCCCTTTGGTTTTGTAAGGATTCGAATCTATCAAAAATAGACTTCCGTTACTGAGCTCTCTCGCTCCTTGAGGGAATTTCCCATCCTCTTTCCAAAGCCTTCCGTTTTGATAAGAAAGATAGGGCGGGCTACTCATTGGTCGACTCTGATAGGTTCGTCTTCCATAGTCGATTTCGTATAAAAAGGAAGGAATTATGGCGGGTTGAGAATAAAGGTACGGTAACTCTTCGATCTCAGTTACGGGAAAGTCATAGAAAGGAGAAATCGTTGTTTTAACTCTGGCTACCGAATCTTGGTTGCAAAGAAAAAAATGATAATTTATTCCCTCAACGTGAATCATAATTAGAATTTAGACAAAGAAAGAGCGGCTTAGGATAGTTCGTGAATGTTATTCGTTCTTTTTATTCTTAAACTTTCAAAATCGAGTTATCGATACGATTAATATTCTTCTTCTATTAAATCCGGATGCAAGACGGATAGACCCGGCGGTTCGAGGTTTCTTTTAGAAAGTTTACCCACGAGCTGGCCTTTAAATCGAGTCCAATCGTAGGTTTCCTTAAGCTCGGAAATTTCGTCGTCGAAACCGTATTGGATGAAATCTACGATTTCTTGTTCGGTTAAACCGGTTACAAGGGAGGTGTCGGCGACCGTTCTGAGTATTTTGCGAACATCCCGTTCATTCCAGGCTAGGATTGTGACTAACCTTGCTGTCCATTCGATATGACTCACAAGGATATTGTGCGAGAATTCCCCAGTATTTCAACTGAGAAATATATTCTAAAATACGGTTCTAAAGTTTTCGGATGGCTATAATACTCATGTCGTCCTGAATACGACCGCCGCCATAGAGCGCGATTTCTTCGAATAGGCTATCGATCAGTCTTCTAATATTCTCTTTCGGGGCCGTCTCCAAGAACTTATATAAATTTTCTCCGTAAAAACTGTTTTTCATCCGACTTTTCTGTTCAAAAAGGCCGTCCGTAAAACTGAATAGCACGTCTCCCGACTCCATTCGGAAACTTCTCGCCGGCTTTTCTTTATTGAGCGGAGGATTCATTACGGTGGAGAGAAAGAATCCGTCTGTGTCTAGGATTTCGGTGGAATGATCTCCTTTTCGGAAGAGCACGGAACTAGGATGTATTCCCGATTGTAGAAAATTACCGTCGGAATCGGCTTTCATAAGAAGAAACGTCGCATAAAGACTTCGGTGAATCGTCGGAAACGTTTTCGTTCTTTCTTCCAGGTGCAGATTGATTTCGTGAATCACTTCTTCCGGCTTAGTGCAAGTATGAACTAGGTGAGACATCTGATTCATTACCATCATACTAAATAAGCCAGCTACATAACCGTGCCCGGAGGTGTCGCCGATTCCGAACCAATAGTTTCCGGATTTATCCTTCACAAAATTGTAGAAATCGCCTCCGATGGGATTATAGGTAAGGCAACGCCCGAAAACTTCATAGTTTTCGTCTTTGAAATCCAGAGGAAAAACGTAATTTTGCATGCGGCTATCGCCTCGACGAAAGCGCTTAATGATTTTGCCATATTCCTGTTCTTCCGGAAGAATTCTTTCCGTTAAGTATAACGCGAAAGCAACGTAATTAAGAAACAGAGTGAATGCAGCTCCGGCTAAAATCAATACCGGAATACGAACGAGGGAGTTATAATATGAAAAGCCGACAATAAAACAGACTATGAGCGAAATATTTAGTACGAGAATGATTCTCCATGCCCCCCTAAAATACTGTTTGATCGTGTATGCTGCTCTCATTTATTTTTAAAATACGCGTGATTTTGGTATTCTTTTTTAGAATAATTTCTTCGAGATATTCGGAATGCCTCATCTTCAGCATAGGGAGTTCGGATCCCTTCCACAACCCCGAACGGTTTTTCTTTGTAACCGGTTTCGTAAACCATCGGAATGATTGTTTCACTTTCCCGGTCGTAATGGTAGAGCAGCTTATAACTGGATGATACGTTGGAAGCGCCCGACGATCGCAAAGATTTTCCGCCTTCCCAGGTATTTTCCTCAGTTTCGATACTCGAAGTCGTCAGAAGCACCCAGTTACCTCTAGTTTCGAACGTTCCTTTTCCATCTATCCGGATACGACGAAATTTATTTCCTTCCTCAACTTCTCTTATATACGTTTTTCGAAATGTTTTATCCTTCTCCGAAAATTCGATGGATTCCGAATGTTTCTCTATATAGGTTAAGGACGTCAGTGGAGAGAGTCCCGGGAGTTTCTTTGAATACGTTCCCGAAAGTACTGCGTCTTTTGCGGTTTGTCGATCGGGAGGTAATTCGCGGATCCAGGCCGGGGGGAAACAAGCGCCAAGCAGGATAAAAACGGATATACTAGATAGAAATCGAATGATTTTCATCGTACTGACTCTTTTTTACCGCGAATACGTTAAGACGGTCGATACCTTTTCAAACCGCTACGGTAATCGGTGTACATACTCGAAAAAGCTCTCTATAAGAGCAAACCGAATATAATTAAAATTGGAAGTAGATAAAGTCTCCACCCCCGTCGCCGAAGATACCCATCAAAAGAAGAATTACGAAGGAAAAAATAGGCAAAAGCCAGGTGAACTGGGAACGAATCTTATCTCTGATTGCAGGATAATATTGTACCGCATTCCAGAAAAAAGCAAGTGAAATGAAGAGTAATAACTCTTCCCAGCGCGCAATCCGCTTTCCGGAGAGTAGATTTCCGAAGCCCACGAAGTATTCCCCTGTCAATCGAAGGGAATCCTTCCCCATGGCCGCCGACCGAAAGAATATTCCTGAAAGGGAGAAAAGATGAATCGTAAGAGCAACGCGCCAGAAACGATGAAATCCTCTCGGCTCGACTACTGCCTTCGGGTTCTCGGGAGAAATAAGTCTTTCCGCTCCCAGGAGAAGCCCTAAATAAGCGCCCCAAAATAAGTATCCGAAATTAGCCCCGTGCCAAAGCCCACCTAACGTCATTGTCAAGAGTGAATTCAACTGGGTTCGCCAGCGTCCGCCGCGACTTCCACCTAAAGGAATATATAAATAATCTTTTAACCATGTTGATAAGGTAACATGCCAGCGCCCCCAAAACTCCCGAAAGGATGGAGAGAGAAAGGGACCCCGGAAATTCTCGGGAATATCATAACCCAGTAGAAAAGCGGAGCCTCGAGCGATATCGGTATATCCGCTGAAATCGCAATAGACTTGGCTCGCGAATCCGAATAGGACTAGATAGAGTGAACTAGCATTATATTCCGCAGGGTGAGAGTAAATCGGATTAACGATACCGGAAATATTGTCGGCTATTACCACCTTCTTGAATAAACCGGATAGAATTAAAAAGACGCCCCATTTAATTCGATCGAAGTCGACCCAAGGCTTATCCAGTTTAGGAAGAAAATCAGTGGTCCTCATAATCGGACCTGCGATCAACTGGGGAAAGAATAAAATAAATAGAAAATAATCGAGCGAGCTTATACGCTCGGGAACATGATCCCGATGTATATCCACCTGTAACGCGATCAATTGGAAAGTGTAAAAGCTGATCGCTAACGGAAGAGGGATATTGATTCCTTTCCCAAAATCGGAAAAGGAATGACTTCCTCCGACTAAATCCAACGTATCCAAAACAAAGTAGAAATACTTAAAGAATGCAAGATTCAAAAAGTTTAAAACGATAATCCAGGTAAGCAGGCGCGACGTCGGCAAACCCGCAGATTTCTTCTCCCAGAGCTTCAGTGAAAAGAAAAAATTCACTCCAATGACGGTTAAGAAATGAATCGAGAACGCGAGGCCGGAATAGAAATAAAAGAGTAAGGAGGATACTAGTAGAAGATACTTTCTCCATTTCTGCGGAAAGGACCAATACAATAAAAATGTAATCGAAAAAAGTGCAAGATAGGGGAGTGAATTAAATAACATGCTTTAGGCT from Leptospira fainei serovar Hurstbridge str. BUT 6 carries:
- a CDS encoding ABC transporter ATP-binding protein → MKKALEIENLVKTYSGGVQALKGIYLTVEEGEFFALLGPNGAGKSTTIGVLSSLVNKTSGKVKIYGADIDTDLALAKSFIGVVPQEFNFNIFEKVEQIVINQGGYYGLEKSVATERAHEYLKQLGLYDRRRETAGRLSGGMKRRLMIARALVHNPKILILDEPTAGVDIEFRRSLWEFLIKLNESGITIILTTHYLEEAETLCRKIAIIDKGLIVENTTMKELIVQLDTETFILDLKEAVPIPAALNGFSLRKVDNLTLEVDISKSHSLNDLFRLLDKEGIQITSMRNKSNRLEELFLKLVEKKL
- a CDS encoding dihydrolipoyl dehydrogenase, with product MKKYDILVIGSGGGTKLVTPPSKLGYKVAILEKDRLGGTCLNRGCIPSKMLIHPAEIITQASESNRFQLEIPGPLKVDFKTLVQRVSKTVDADSDSIIPAYEKNPNIDFYPYEGRFVEDKVLKVNDQLLTADRIFIAAGCRPIIPDIPGLAGTPYMTSREALRRTDLPKRLLVLGGGYIGLELGFAYAAFGSKTTFIVRNRMLSQEDKDVIEGFEKAFSKKHDVRLKTSVKSVNYEAGIFRLSCEQDGRNFEIEGDALLVATGIRPNSDWLDLHNTNIQTDARGYIKTNEFLETDANGVYALGDIIGKYFFRHSVNFEGEALFQSLYVDKKRTPIEYPPVPHAVFTHPQVAAVGKTEQELITDGVDYISAINPYSASAMGMARLSEDSFVKILVDRKTRKLLGAHVLGDEASNLVHLFILSMTINGTLDDLLKMIYIHPALPEIARNAARKAREILSVP
- a CDS encoding hydroxyacylglutathione hydrolase family protein, translated to MEIVRIYTHSSLRNFTYLIRQPDTKETLCVDPFDSSQVSALLKERNWSLDYIINTHEHWDHTSGNEGLFREFNSIVLTHPNGMGTVPFAGRALHSGERILSDRKGNSYLEVLDTPGHTFAHICLLQVENNIPVGVFTGDTIFNCGVGNCKNGGNPETLYQTVSQIFYQFPDGVKLYPGHDYLHNNLKFSIALDPTNSAANAALERANSLKPDTEFWTTNFAEERTFNPFFLCSKPSKSLLSGIRNKSAQPNLSEDERTLFLTLRSLRDKW
- a CDS encoding STAS domain-containing protein, encoding MEGFQTDVSIEDGICIVKIQGNVSLKNAFALKELIIKQFDEGSKEIIIDFEGDVYLDSSGIGAIFNTQKYVTERQGSLKLRNLSRDVMTILRIANLDKHLDIIP
- a CDS encoding MBL fold metallo-hydrolase, which translates into the protein MRIKFWGVRGSISSPVKGDLIRAKILKILSLASPSDLQSPEAIEDFLDSLALSNWSTYGGNTTCIEIRDKEDRLIIIDGGTGLRELGNSILQEGYLQGKGSAVWIFTHTHWDHIQGIPFFVPLYTPGNKFEFVSSVENLEERLRYQHAFTHFPVPFDGFQAEKTYRHVPEGRAFRATDSVTAISKAVRHPGGSYSYRFEEDGKSLIFASDAEFNLDEMENIDDYLNYFRGADVLIFDTQYTFEESLQKIDWGHSTASMATDIALRANVKKLVMFHHDPSYDDEKLDAVYLRAIKYKEMFDPDNQLEIIMAREGLEIQV
- the glpK gene encoding glycerol kinase GlpK, yielding MSEYIIGIDAGTTGIRTFCFNRSGTVISSAYSEFKQYFPKPGWVEHDPEEIWEKTEKLVVKAIRNGKLRPEDAIAIGITNQRETTVLFEKDSGAPIYNAIVWQCRRTADFCTKLKKEGLEPTFRKKTGLVVDAYFSGTKIRWILDNVKGARAKAEKGKLLFGTIDTYLLYRLTNGKSHKTDHTNASRTLIFNIEKKEWDKELLKILDIPESILPETHNSSNLFGRTEGVKGLPDGIPISSLVGDQQGALFGQLCTEPGEAKNTYGTGCFLLFNTGNKLQISKNNLITTLACGPEGKTVYCLEGSIFIGGAVIQYLRDNLRFFKESKISEKLAASVTKEDEVVFVPAFSGLGAPYWDMNARGAILGLTRDTTQEQITRAALKSIALQSYELVEAMENDTGSKLKVLKVDGGATANNWLMQYQSDILGKKIVRPSNLDTTVLGAAYLAGLERGFYTSVADLKKKQKTSKEFTPKMGNAQREKEIRVWKESVKRILTGN
- a CDS encoding PP2C family protein-serine/threonine phosphatase, giving the protein MRAAYTIKQYFRGAWRIILVLNISLIVCFIVGFSYYNSLVRIPVLILAGAAFTLFLNYVAFALYLTERILPEEQEYGKIIKRFRRGDSRMQNYVFPLDFKDENYEVFGRCLTYNPIGGDFYNFVKDKSGNYWFGIGDTSGHGYVAGLFSMMVMNQMSHLVHTCTKPEEVIHEINLHLEERTKTFPTIHRSLYATFLLMKADSDGNFLQSGIHPSSVLFRKGDHSTEILDTDGFFLSTVMNPPLNKEKPARSFRMESGDVLFSFTDGLFEQKSRMKNSFYGENLYKFLETAPKENIRRLIDSLFEEIALYGGGRIQDDMSIIAIRKL
- a CDS encoding MBOAT family O-acyltransferase; the protein is MLFNSLPYLALFSITFLLYWSFPQKWRKYLLLVSSLLFYFYSGLAFSIHFLTVIGVNFFFSLKLWEKKSAGLPTSRLLTWIIVLNFLNLAFFKYFYFVLDTLDLVGGSHSFSDFGKGINIPLPLAISFYTFQLIALQVDIHRDHVPERISSLDYFLFILFFPQLIAGPIMRTTDFLPKLDKPWVDFDRIKWGVFLILSGLFKKVVIADNISGIVNPIYSHPAEYNASSLYLVLFGFASQVYCDFSGYTDIARGSAFLLGYDIPENFRGPFLSPSFREFWGRWHVTLSTWLKDYLYIPLGGSRGGRWRTQLNSLLTMTLGGLWHGANFGYLFWGAYLGLLLGAERLISPENPKAVVEPRGFHRFWRVALTIHLFSLSGIFFRSAAMGKDSLRLTGEYFVGFGNLLSGKRIARWEELLLFISLAFFWNAVQYYPAIRDKIRSQFTWLLPIFSFVILLLMGIFGDGGGDFIYFQF